catatatacatatcCATCAAAAAGATAGAATCTCAGAGTCTAAGGCCGAACTTTCAACAACACCCTTGCAAACATCCCCTCTGCACAGAGGGCATACCCTGAAGTACCAACATAAGAACAAAATGTAGAAAATGTTGATAAAAGAGAATGTAACTTGGAAAACATATCATAAGCCAAAAACGGAAATATGAAAACAGAAAAAACAAGTGATAAATACTTACCCGTGTATTTCTTTAAGCCATTTATCAACACAGGACACATGATATTCATGAGAACATGGAAGGACTCTAATTTCATCCCCTTCCTCATAGTCGACCAGGCAAATGTGACACCTGTTAacgcaaaaagaaaaaacctcaTTGGTCTtgtaaacaataaaaatgaacAACAGCCAGTAAGTTTTAGACCATCTGAATGAACAAATGACATAAGATATAATGATTAGCAGAAATCCAGCAACATGCACACGAAGTTACTCATTCATGCACCATGATTATGACATACAATTGGTTCAGAGAAAAGAATTCCTGATAAATAATACATGCAGCATAtctgttaatttataatcctGTTGGATCGCCATGAATATGCTACTGTTTCTCCACATctcaaaacaaataaagaagttgaAACAATAGCAGAAGTGGACATTCATGAATATATCTTTTGTAGGTTTCCATGTGCTTATACAAAAAGTTAGTTTATAATGTCTCAATGGATTCCTCCACATAACCATTCTACCATCAACCAGAAATGGTACAAACAATGaactgctttttttttttcccctgGTATGTAATCCCTGTGTTCTTTCAGGAGAGGATAAAATCTAGGAGAGCATTGCTAATGACTTGGGTTATGTCCTCCAAGTTTCCCCTAATCTAAAATGTCACCATATAACATTTTAATCCTCACTCTTAAGAGAATTATAGAGCTGCTTAACTTCAGATTTCTCACCTTCAACTGCAAATGTTTAAGCCCTGTAATTTTGGATTAAACAAAGTACAATATTCATGAATGCTTATTTTTATCCATTAAGTACTATCCCATAATTAAGGTAGCAGTAAGATAATCATAGCATAACTGACAAAAGCAAGAGCAACCAAAAGGACTTACTGTTGTGCATCACATACTGCAATCTCAGTACCACATGACTTCTTATGATTCTTGAGAGGAAATGAATTTACAACAGCTTCAGGAGCAGGAAGTATAACTGTAGACGGTGAAAGAGACATGCGATGGCGATGAATTTCCTCAAGCACCTATAAATggaacaaaatataataatactgGTTAAGAAGATCCAGGATAGGTGGTGAACCTGCCTTACATTCAACCGAGATTACTAAGCCTGTTTTCCTCTCATTTCATGTATAGATCTTCACACATTATTTCTGGGAGATTTAACACAAGTCGCATAAATTGTCGTGccacattttttttttccttattcttattcttttttttcaatttgtcTCCTCTCTCACTTTAAATAAACCATTTCATGCACCACTGGAATCAACAAATAGCGAAAAATGAGAGGCATATCTTAATAGAAAAGGGGGTTATTGTTTGTCACATTTGTAAACTACCAACACTTCTTAAGGCAGATAACTTGCACTCAAAAGCTTTACGGAACAAACGGGACAGAAGCTAGCAAAACTAGAAAGATATTTACCTCAAAAAGTGAATCTGAAAGCATGACTATTTGTGAAATATTTTCATGGGTACTGGATTCCTCAGCAGTGTACGAGGGTTCGCATGAACATGTGCCACGGGGATGAAGCCCAATTGTGCATAGAGAACTTTGCCAACCTTGCTCATCATTGACATCGTGAAATCTTTCTGACATCTAAAACAAGTAAACGCAACAGTGAACTTGGTGAAGCAGATGTGACTGAGTTAGAAGAACAAAACAACCAACAATTCAAAACCAGCAAAAAGCCAAAACTTTAAAAGGTTACGCCATAGAATCTTGACTGATGCAAAAATTCTATCCATAAGGAAGTCTCTTCAAAgagaattgaaaaattaatccAATAGCAACTCAATGAAAAGGAATTAGAAAAACTATTACCTCATATCTGGATTGCCATCTACGTCCACTTCTGCGGGTGCTCCTAATGCTAGAGTATCTGGACTCATAAGTAGCACCATCATAATGAAGATCACCGCTATTATCAAGGAGCCATCTGCCATGAGATGCTAGATCATCAGCATGACTAGTTGTAAAAACAATGGTCGGGGAATCACTATTCCACCtaaaactatttcttgagaaAGCATCCCAAAACGTCCTTCTAGAATTCCTTCTAGCCTCACGGTTACTAATTTCTGACAAAATGTTGGAATGTATACTCACCACGTCAACCAAAAGGAGGCCCATGCCTATTGGACCTTGTTCCCCAACAGATAAGAGAAATCTTGTAAGTGATTGAGAGGCTATGAGGGAATCAGAGACATTAGAACCAGGATCATCTATATAGCCGTCCGCACTTGCCTGCCCTACAGTCTCTCCAAGTAAATGCAGATTCCCGGGTTCCTGATCCACAAAGCTTGTATGTAGCGCATCAGTGGAGAGTGAGTCTGCGGGTGGCTGATCTTTTATGGGAGCGCCTGTCACACGAGCTTCCGTGATACTGTCAATAGCATTGGCATGCTGAGAATGCAAGTCATAATTCCCAGATTGATTACTAAAACTGTGTCTTATGGAAGCATCCTCAATAATGCTACCAGAAGAGGCTCCGGTTTCAGCAGTGGAACTACTTGATCTGGTCCCCAAGTCAAAGGCTGATGATGACAGCTGGTTTGAGCTAATCGATACATCAGGAGACAAAGCCAAGTTATGAAGAGATGCGGTGGATGATTCATCTGGGTGATCTCCCATCTAGGAAGggaaaaaattttgagaattcAGAATTTAGAATCACTTTGGTATATGATAATCAAGTTTTCCATGATAGGTGGATGATATAACCAAGAACAAAAATGGACCACCTGTATGCATCATAAGTCACAGATTTTAGGAGATTGAATGAAACTTTTAAGgttattaaaaacaaaaggaaaagaaaattcaaaccGTCAAAATAACAAGTGGACTTGAAGTTATTTTATCCTAGTCATTAGAGTAGCAACTAAGAAAGCGAAAGATGCTATAACCAGCCTATCTCACCACTTAATTCTATTGCTTCCTTAAGTTTTTTACTACTTTCCTAGAACTTTCTCAGTAACCAAACAAGGcatagtaaaaaagaaaaaaagaagaagaagaaagacaGGTTGACTCAAGTAATCCTACCAATAATTAGCATAAAcctttctattttaatttaactagCTACTGATCAGAGTGCTGAGATTATGGAATCAAACACAAAACAAAGATTAATAactacaagaaaaagaaaggagaggaAGGAACAAAAGGAGCAGCGAATGTTTACCACGATAGGAGCGTGAGAAGCAGAAGAAGCACCacaaaacaaataagaaaggaGTCTACGCCTGAGGCGCGACCTGCCTGTTGACTCAAACCTGCTGTTGATGGAACCCATTTGTTTTGAGAGCAAAAACAGAAGGTGGAAATGGCGATGAAAGAAATAAGGAACAAAGACTTTTGACTCTTTTTTACTCACCAGTACCAcacataatattaatataaacaaGGAGAGTGCGTGTCCAGTGGAACTCACTCCCTTGCATCTGGTACCCTACACGTAAGCATTTGGACCCACCGCCACCGCGTTCTAACATCTGAAGGTCCATCGCCGGCGACACTTGGCTTTGTGCTACATGTACGGCGTCCTTTTCAGGAGAATGCAAATTCCAACCAAGACAGAGGCTTTAGGCTTACGCCACACATTTTCCAAACTCTTTAAATTGTAACCGTCTTATTAAAACATCCCAACTCATTTCAAAGGcgaataaaaatatctatatattatccaaatttaattaaaaaaattttagattaaataattaataaatatatttatatatatttaaataaatattaaaatattttatttatttatataaatatttaaataattaatgaatatctctttataataaataaattttaaaatatgttaataaaaattaacataaatataaaatataaactaatcaaatttaaatgtttaaaattaaatatttaatatattaatactattcaaatataaatttaataatattttaaataataaaaatataatataataattttaatataattgagtTATGGTAATGTATACCGGCAGATTCAACTCCAAACCggatatgaataataaaattaaatttcaaatctatttattattattcaaatcCGTCTGTCATCTCTACTTCAAATCCATCTATTCATATTCATGCTTTTATAAATCATACAACTTTACGAATTTGCAATAAAAATTGTGTTACTAGAATACAACAGTGtgactataatatttttagtctttctaatttttaacctataaaaaaatatgaatattttattattagttagaaaataaataaaatattttattttatattattttaatccaTATTATTCATAgtcttttatttgaaataagatacaaaatttaaaagaggTTTTTGTAAAAGTGAAATTTAGTGttacaaattaaaagtttCTGATTTTAGAGATAAATCCCACAAATCTAGATGGGTCAATTTTTGCATCTTACTCCGTATTCAAGACTAAGATTATGCATGAGCAAATGAGGAGTTAacaatttgtttaattttgtaGAGAATTTAGACATCCAGCAAGAAGCTATGAGCCATGTGCTTTTCTCTCATGAAGTTATCAAATAAGGATGCAAATGATTATCACCGTCCTGTCCAGATTGGTGCTCCCTCATGCTATTGAAGCTCAATGGATTAAGGCTTGCAACAGCAAAAAGTCTGCTAGGAGTGTGGCTCATGATCATCAAGGTGTGCTAATTGATTCTTTCAGCAAGCACACTATGTTCAAATTTCTGGTCCTTTCATATTGGAAAACATAGCTTTTCGTGATGGCATGGTATATGGGCAGCCTCCGTGACTTGGCAGAAGGTGGTCTTCCAAACGGTAATCCAATGCGTACAAATAATGCACCCACCATTCATGCCTCAGCTGCAAGTATTTTCCCTGATATCACCAATTTAGATGCTTCTTTTTGCATTCCTACAACTTATAATGTGCTAGATCACAATAAAGCAAGGCAATTGTTCTGCTCACCTCCGTAATATTTCTTCTATCTTATGATTCGTTATCTTGACTAGggcatataaataaatttcggCGTATCTCGTGTGATTTTTACGGCCAGCCTCAGGCAAGCAACTGGACCGCCAAaaccaaatcaaaattaagatgagtaaatataaattcacAAGCAAGAGCAGCTTGACCAAAAACAGAAATGCTAGTGATTTAACAAATGTAATTCATCACAAACCTAAACCATAAACCAAGAAATGAATATCCTCAAAATTGTGCCAACATTTCGCAATCTTTGGTCTAAAGCCTCCATCGACTGTATAAAGAACTAGACCAAATCTAATGAGTCATTAAGACTAAGTTCATACACGGAATTATCTAAATGCCCATTAAACAGCCCGTATCAAAGCATCCTCCAGcattatattcttataatcAAGACTCTCACATGGCTGTGAAAGCTTTCTTTGCACCACCAGAAGACCCTGCAGGAATGACCTTCAGCACATTGAACCTCACTGTCTTCGACAATGGCCTGCATAATATAGAATAAGCATGCACCATTACAAACAGACCTTAAAACGCAGGAGAGCCACTATCTGAAATTCAAATAAACTTAATGCACTATTAGAACACAGACCTGCATTGGCCAATGATAACATGATCTCCTTCTTTTACACGGAAGCAAGGTGATATGTGTGCTGGGATATTGGAGTGCCGTTTCTCATACCTGATTGAAGCGCAAAGCAATAAGTCTTTAGTAGAAGACAATATATTTAGAGTTCAGCAAAAGAACAAAGCAGATATAATAGGATATAGTAATCTTGAATAAATGACTTCTTGCCTTTGATACTTCTTGATAAAGTGAAGATAATTCCTCCGTACAATAATGGTCCTGTTCATTTTTGCACTGTGGCATGTACCAGCAAGGATGCGGCCTCTAATTGAAACAGTGCCAGTGAATGGGCATTTCTTGTCAATATATGTTCCTGTAGAGAAAGATCTCAACCATCAAATTATCCCGTATTTTTCTGCTTATAAGAAGTAATGAAGCAAGAAATGCAGCTGGAGTACAAAATTAGCCTACAACATCCACATGACCAATCAAATTCTGTGCACCATCCAATATAGCATATATTGTAACGTATGTCAAGGTAGAAGTCAATACAAAAAACATAAAGTTGCAATTGTTCTAAGCCAACCCCAAGCCTAAACTACAGAAAAGGCTGCAAAACAGAACATAAAGTTCTTCTTTTCAATGATCAAGCAGACATCACATTAATGGTTGCTAATTTCTTTGGTAGCTTTTAGTTCCCAAACTGTTAATGTAAAGTTCTTCTTTTCAATGATCAAGCAGACATCACATTAATGGTTGCTAATTTCTTTGGTAGCTTTTAGTTCCCAAACTGTACAGCAAAGACTGCAGATTGACCAAGCTAGTTTAGCAAAATGCACTTGAGGGGTACTGCAGTTTTCTGAGGTTGACTTCCACTCAATTATTGCAGGGTAATGGACATagattttttatcattatcattTTGAAAGAAGATGTTTCATACCACAGAATAATCCCCAAATAATTCTCTTAGACACAATTTCGTGATCATGTCCAAGGAGAAATGTCAAGTTCAGGAAATTGGTCCATCCAGATCAAGGCTTTTGTTTAATAACAAAACGATTTATCTTCTGCAACAGTTCAaccaaaatgaataaattataataactcTACTACGACGTTCACTACTACGACGTTCACTCTCCCACGACATTCCCAAACATAAACCTAAAAGCGAATCTAATACAAAAGACACTCCAGGAAAAAGAACACAAATGTAAACAggagaaaaaaagagattaaGGGAATAAACCTTCAATTGCCTCTCTGGGAGTCTTGAAACCCAACCCAATGCTTTTCCAGAAACGATTTCCACCTTTACCAGGCCTCTTTCCTTTTCCAGTTTTCTTTGAgctataagaatataaaataaatcagaaAACAATGTACCTCCAAGTTACAGTAATAGAGAATAGTaatgaaaacaaaatattaataaggCGCAAATTACCTTAGGAAAACCTTTGGTTGCTTCAAAAATGCCTTTTCCGTCTGCATCAGAAAAGGATATTTTAATGAACTAAAGTTAGTATCAGATCAAACAGGACACTGTTTAGTTTCAGAGAAAGCTAAGGAATACATAGCTAAGAAAATGATATACATCGCAAGTAAAAATTGCTATACACAGCAAAACGTCCTATTTCTGCTATCTTTGCAAGTCgtataacataattaaaaaaaacctATTAAAGGTTTCAGTCTCACGAAGCTTTCTTAGTAAGcaaacagagagagagagagagagagagagagagatgtaCCTGTTCTGCCATGGTCTACGATTCGCCGATGCTAGCTCTAAGAAAACGAGAGACAAGAAGATGCTCAAAAAGTAAAAACCCTAGATGGTAGCTTATATACTGAAAAAGATGGGCTTCAGTATAAAATACAGTAAGGATTATTTTTGGCCCACTTACATACGGGCTGGGCTATGCGTTCAGCCCAACAagttagagaaaaaaaagttacATATTTAGGAAAACGTGcgcaaatttttttttacagtaactattttatttaccattttttcagaaaaattatacttcttttgcaagaaaaaactatttatacgaatttttttaaactggattataatatcttttgatgttaataatatatttttattaccattaattatatttttaaaatttattttaataaaatattttgatgtatttttaattttatttagtaaattataatatattttttaaaacaaatatctttatatcataaaaatttataaaaaaatatatagtatcattcaatttacataaatcaaacataataatatgaaataaataccgtaaatatatttaatttagctgATTTTACTGtaacataatttataattatattttattgatattttatagaCATAATTTCAGTATATTTTTTGGgtgaaattttaaaaggtaaatttataataacaaaattaaaataaaatattgatatcttttagatatatttatagtattttttaatgaaattatagaaaataaaataatttaaaataaaaaattgaatttccaataatatttttttgatattttataagtatacttttaatatttttagttatattttgatatttttttaatgagattttgaaaaagcaaaaaaatataaaataaaaattgaaattgaaattgtaataatataaatttttagaaaaaaatatttaagtattttatagatatattttttatatgctttttttCATGGAAAAGATACTgtataagatttattttaaaagaatgtaaaaagattttgagaagaaaaaaaaaatgtttgaCCGTAAAAAAGACTTCAAAACACATTGTACCGtgaaatttcttcaaaaaagGTATCGGGATGCATGGGAAAGTTGAATGGAGGGCGCTGTTGAAATGGGTCAAAAGCAATTTAAAATGAAGCAGAAAAAtggaggaaaaaaaataactaaaaccAGCTGTGCCTGTGGGGCTTTTACTCCGACAAGAGCACGgcggcttttttttttttttttgttcatgtaattcttaattaaagaaagacACAGCAGATTGACTATAGAAAATGCTTTTTGAGAgctaaaatacaaaaaaggCGGTTTCCATTATATTAGAGAACCAATTGGCAGGAGCTGTGACATATTACTCTGTCCATAGAATTGCATAAGTAAATATTACATAGAAAAGTGGAGGGGAAGTATGAACAAACAGACTCTGGGAGATAGTTAGTctagaatttcaaatttaacttTTGATGAATTACAATATTAACAAACCCAAATTGAATTAACAGTTTTCTCCTACTCACAAACACAAACATGTAACAGTTGCATAACTAAATCAAAAGTGTAGTTACAAGGAAGAATTTGACATAAATCCGGCCTGGGGAGACAGGCCCATCATcacttttcattttctttgtttggTGGACCAGAAAAAGGCAAGAGATTGGTGGGAGTGTATTAGAAGGGAAAATCATGAAATTACATTAACATTTGATGTCGTGGCAGAATCTCACACTGTTCTAACCGTGGTGACATCTGTACCGTCGATTTCAATGACCTCGATAATCGTGACTCCTCTTCTGTGTAATCAGTTGCCACGTATCATGAGGTTCGATAATagggtggtggtggtggtccGATCAGGACGCACGTGTCGAGGTGACCGGGGCACACGGGCAGTGGTTGTGGGGCCGAGAGACAAGGACCTATGAAGAAGAGCCAGCTTGTTGTTGCGTCAGAGGTAGGTCCCACATTCCAATATGGCTTTTTTTGTTGGTTTTGATTGTGGGGTCTGCATCTACTCAGCTCCAAGTTcgtttttaattctttattgtCTGCTTCTTGGGGTTGTGGGGCCTACTTCATCATcaatgatatataaaaattcctttttaattaataataattttaagaaaaagaccCAAGTGGTCCTCGCAACTGCTCATCATTTTCGTTTCATTTTTATGTGTGGTCCCTCAACTCTAGACAATTCCCGAATGcatttcatattaaaattaaaattatttataaataagtattGTGATCGTATAATCACTATTTACTAATAGGTAGAATAATATCTATAATGTTGAAATTGCGacaacttttataaaatcaattatttaaataagtaattatattagggtataagaatatttttattttcttcaatagGTAATCATGGGCTTAAGTCATACTTTTTCTTAGTTATTATGTTTAATGGTTGTATTATTGTTATGtgaaacaaatataatattatgaaatgtaaatatataaataaagaaaaattaaaatagcgAAAGAAAGGTCGTgggttatattattttaaaagaagcAAAGAGGTACCAAATagtgaataaagaaaaagttggTTTGGGGCGAGAGAGATGCATGCACTATTGGTGAATTCAATACCACTTGGATTCCGTGGAGTGGCCGctggttttttattttatttttaataacacTATAATTTTGCActttttgatttatgatttcATAATATTCCAAACCAAAGTATTAATAAGCAAAGCAATGGGCATGGTTTTCCCAGAGCACAACTCCACTggaattctttctttctctctctcgccCTCCCTCAGTCGCTAATTAGCTGTAgctaatatatatacacacgcACACCCATTGCCTCTCCCCGAATTGCTTTCTAATCTAATACTTGCTGCTCCCACTTCTCCTTGTGCTGTCTACGTAATCATGTCTTATTACGGTCAGCAGCCTCACTTCCTAGAAGCATGTTTTCTTTGCCGTAAACCTCTTGGCTACAACTCCGATATCTTCATGTACAGGTTAGCACCGATCCATGGTTTATTTCTACTTCTAGTTTTCTCTGGTCATTATGCGTGCGTGTTTGTGTTTGTGTTTTGTTGACTTTGCTGATGATTGATTGAAATGGCGATGATGATACAGAGGGAATACACCATTTTGTAGCAAAGAATGCAGACAAGAACAGATAGAGATGGACGAGTCATCctcaagaaagaagaagagctGGAAAATTTCATCTTCCTCTACTGCTCGATCTATCAGGAACTCTGAGTCTGAAGACAACTCCCCCAACACCCCTTCTGTACGAACCGGCACGGTTGCTGTTGCTTGATATCTATATATGATGACAATCAATCGAAACTATTAAAGCCAATTTTGAAGTTTCAGGCAAATCAGATCTATGAAATGCAGCGCCTCCAGTCTTGATCTGTAAAGAAGAGGTGGAAACTGGAACTGGAATATGATTGAGATACGAGAAACAAAGCAACAATATCCCTCACAGATTTTGCTCTTTtggttctttctttttttcttttttcttctttttcaaattttattttctgggTTGGTGGTAATTATTGAATATTGCTTATAAAGATCGAAGAGGATGAATGGATGGATTGTGCAATTGTTCTACCATCATTTCTCGTCTCAGTTGTTtaaaaggagaaaacaacagTCTCGAGGCAATCAAATTAACAGCATCCAAGAAGAGAGAtcctttttcaatttcatgtTCTTGTTATTTTCCATTTGTACAGAGTACATCCCAATTTGGCTTCTTGGGTTTTGCCTTTGCCTACTCGTTAAATCAATGGGAATCATGGATTAAACCAGCACCTCCAAAATCGTTTCAGTCATCTAATACTTTATTGCTTTGGTATGTGAATCTGATCATACAGTAGTTTTggttattaatttctttgaaggaatatggtttttataaattattttataatatttactgTCTcgtttataaattaaattaatcatataatgacattttataattatataagtaatttaatcaatctaaataatatatttaataaataatattcatgATAATATTCAActgatatataatatagtagatttgagtttattttaaatacatacttttttaatttgattgattgattaacACGAGGTCTATAAAGTAATTCAAGGCAGAAGGGAGCATCTCATAATCGTGTGCAAGAGCATTTCTTTTACTTAAAAGCTTATTAATGGAAGATATTGTAtcacattattttatttatgggatgaaaagagaaaaaaaaaaacaaaagaactaATGTGATTGATGGTATTATACTCTAAGGAGAGGGTATTCAATCAACACTTTTAAAGACTTTAATTGAGTTTAAAAGTGTGaatgtatttaataatgattttgaaaaattctgtataaattatgaaatatttatgtatttaatcacaatttttataaagtttataaaaacAAGCTACTATTTAAAAAGCTATTGacttttataaacataaatgtttatatatttttatgaatgaaaattatcaaaatatttctttcatttttcgtcaagattttaatagattttaaaaaaaattaaaaaattcttctttattctttttaaaatttcatgcATTATTGTTGCCATTTCTCTTTACTATATTGTCTatcttaaaagatataaaaatgatagaactttaaaagttaaaaattatttactaataatattttattatactcacgcatgtataaaattaattaaaagtttttaatttaattttaaaagatactcataaaaaatataaatttaaaataaaatatttaatgagttgttatgagtaaacaacccaaccatatatagatttttagattttattag
The Ricinus communis isolate WT05 ecotype wild-type chromosome 1, ASM1957865v1, whole genome shotgun sequence DNA segment above includes these coding regions:
- the LOC8266661 gene encoding uncharacterized protein LOC8266661 isoform X4; translation: MGDHPDESSTASLHNLALSPDVSISSNQLSSSAFDLGTRSSSSTAETGASSGSIIEDASIRHSFSNQSGNYDLHSQHANAIDSITEARVTGAPIKDQPPADSLSTDALHTSFVDQEPGNLHLLGETVGQASADGYIDDPGSNVSDSLIASQSLTRFLLSVGEQGPIGMGLLLVDVVSIHSNILSEISNREARRNSRRTFWDAFSRNSFRWNSDSPTIVFTTSHADDLASHGRWLLDNSGDLHYDGATYESRYSSIRSTRRSGRRWQSRYEMSERFHDVNDEQGWQSSLCTIGLHPRGTCSCEPSYTAEESSTHENISQIVMLSDSLFEVLEEIHRHRMSLSPSTVILPAPEAVVNSFPLKNHKKSCGTEIAVCDAQQCHICLVDYEEGDEIRVLPCSHEYHVSCVDKWLKEIHGVCPLCRGDVCKGVVESSALDSEILSF
- the LOC8266661 gene encoding uncharacterized protein LOC8266661 isoform X1 — protein: MGSINSRFESTGRSRLRRRLLSYLFCGASSASHAPIVMGDHPDESSTASLHNLALSPDVSISSNQLSSSAFDLGTRSSSSTAETGASSGSIIEDASIRHSFSNQSGNYDLHSQHANAIDSITEARVTGAPIKDQPPADSLSTDALHTSFVDQEPGNLHLLGETVGQASADGYIDDPGSNVSDSLIASQSLTRFLLSVGEQGPIGMGLLLVDVVSIHSNILSEISNREARRNSRRTFWDAFSRNSFRWNSDSPTIVFTTSHADDLASHGRWLLDNSGDLHYDGATYESRYSSIRSTRRSGRRWQSRYEMSERFHDVNDEQGWQSSLCTIGLHPRGTCSCEPSYTAEESSTHENISQIVMLSDSLFEVLEEIHRHRMSLSPSTVILPAPEAVVNSFPLKNHKKSCGTEIAVCDAQQCHICLVDYEEGDEIRVLPCSHEYHVSCVDKWLKEIHGVCPLCRGDVCKGVVESSALDSEILSF
- the LOC8266661 gene encoding uncharacterized protein LOC8266661 isoform X2, whose product is MGSINSRFESTGRSRLRRRLLSYLFCGASSASHAPIVMGDHPDESSTASLHNLALSPDVSISSNQLSSSAFDLGTRSSSSTAETGASSGSIIEDASIRHSFSNQSGNYDLHSQHANAIDSITEARVTGAPIKDQPPADSLSTDALHTSFVDQEPGNLHLLGETVGQASADGYIDDPGSNVSDSLIASQSLTRFLLSVGEQGPIGMGLLLVDVVSIHSNILSEISNREARRNSRRTFWDAFSRNSFRWNSDSPTIVFTTSHADDLASHGRWLLDNSGDLHYDGATYESRYSSIRSTRRSGRRWQSRYEMSERFHDVNDEQGWQSSLCTIGLHPRGTCSCEPSYTAEESSTHENISQIVMLSDSLFEVLEEIHRHRMSLSPSTVILPAPEAVVNSFPLKNHKKSCGTEIAVCDAQQCHICLVDYEEGDEIRVLPCSHEYHVSCVDKWLKEIHGQVSENFRDLCLIPKLPALRIF
- the LOC8266661 gene encoding uncharacterized protein LOC8266661 isoform X3; the encoded protein is MGSINSRFESTGRSRLRRRLLSYLFCGASSASHAPIVMGDHPDESSTASLHNLALSPDVSISSNQLSSSAFDLGTRSSSSTAETGASSGSIIEDASIRHSFSNQSGNYDLHSQHANAIDSITEARVTGAPIKDQPPADSLSTDALHTSFVDQEPGNLHLLGETVGQASADGYIDDPGSNVSDSLIASQSLTRFLLSVGEQGPIGMGLLLVDVVSIHSNILSEISNREARRNSRRTFWDAFSRNSFRWNSDSPTIVFTTSHADDLASHGRWLLDNSGDLHYDGATYESRYSSIRSTRRSGRRWQSRYEMSERFHDVNDEQGWQSSLCTIGLHPRGTCSCEPSYTAEESSTHENISQIVMLSDSLFEVLEEIHRHRMSLSPSTVILPAPEAVVNSFPLKNHKKSCGTEIAVCDAQQCHICLVDYEEGDEIRVLPCSHEYHVSCVDKWLKEIHGRK
- the LOC8266659 gene encoding 40S ribosomal protein S11, coding for MAEQTEKAFLKQPKVFLSSKKTGKGKRPGKGGNRFWKSIGLGFKTPREAIEGTYIDKKCPFTGTVSIRGRILAGTCHSAKMNRTIIVRRNYLHFIKKYQRYEKRHSNIPAHISPCFRVKEGDHVIIGQCRPLSKTVRFNVLKVIPAGSSGGAKKAFTAM
- the LOC8266657 gene encoding FCS-Like Zinc finger 3, whose translation is MSYYGQQPHFLEACFLCRKPLGYNSDIFMYRGNTPFCSKECRQEQIEMDESSSRKKKSWKISSSSTARSIRNSESEDNSPNTPSVRTGTVAVA